In Pelosinus sp. UFO1, one genomic interval encodes:
- the xseB gene encoding exodeoxyribonuclease VII small subunit, producing the protein MVRAKKKEELDEMCFEKALENLEAIVKQLEKGELPLDESLANFAEGVNLSKICLNKLNYAEQQIDKILLEEKGKVIERPLLLQEDDRC; encoded by the coding sequence ATGGTAAGAGCTAAGAAAAAAGAAGAGTTAGATGAAATGTGTTTTGAAAAGGCTTTGGAAAATCTAGAAGCTATTGTAAAACAGTTGGAAAAGGGAGAATTACCATTAGATGAATCATTAGCCAACTTTGCTGAAGGAGTAAATTTATCGAAAATTTGTTTAAATAAATTAAATTATGCTGAACAGCAAATAGATAAAATTTTATTAGAAGAAAAGGGAAAAGTAATAGAAAGACCCTTATTGTTACAGGAGGACGATAGATGTTAA
- the nusB gene encoding transcription antitermination factor NusB codes for MSRRQARELALQTLFQLDFNTTGKDEALQTALSEHDNIDENTRKYTENLVIGTQEHLKEIDTIIGDISNDWKIDRMPGIDRNIARMAIYEMNFGNESLPPNVVINEAIELAKLFGTEESSRFVNGILGTLVKRTDK; via the coding sequence ATGAGCCGTAGACAAGCCCGTGAATTGGCACTTCAGACTTTATTTCAGTTAGATTTTAACACTACAGGTAAAGATGAAGCACTACAGACAGCATTAAGTGAACATGATAATATTGATGAAAACACTAGAAAATACACCGAAAATCTTGTTATTGGCACACAGGAACATTTAAAAGAAATAGACACAATTATTGGGGACATTTCAAACGATTGGAAAATAGATCGTATGCCTGGAATTGATCGAAATATCGCTAGGATGGCAATTTATGAAATGAATTTTGGTAATGAATCATTACCACCTAATGTAGTAATTAATGAGGCTATTGAATTGGCCAAGCTTTTTGGAACTGAAGAATCAAGTCGATTTGTAAATGGAATTCTAGGAACATTGGTCAAAAGAACGGACAAGTAA
- a CDS encoding class I SAM-dependent methyltransferase, whose amino-acid sequence MQTFNAVKLAQYLLLPKVNEAQCMIDATAGTGRDTLFLAENSSSDSIIWAFDIQELAILKTQDLLNHHKVAPDKVNLVADSHASVASYVNSPIDVAMFNLGYLPNADHTITTHYQSTIEALQQILDLLCTGGLISVVTYPGHQEGYLEQQAVNELFKSLPSKLFTVGSWSMMNHSNQPPILYVVEKTRSEACESFASRQNKSNN is encoded by the coding sequence ATGCAAACTTTTAATGCAGTCAAATTGGCACAATATTTATTACTCCCGAAAGTTAATGAAGCGCAATGTATGATAGATGCGACGGCTGGAACAGGTAGGGATACTTTATTCTTAGCAGAAAATTCTTCTAGTGATTCCATTATTTGGGCTTTTGATATTCAAGAATTAGCAATTTTAAAAACACAAGATTTACTAAATCATCATAAAGTGGCCCCTGACAAGGTAAATTTGGTAGCAGATAGCCATGCTAGTGTAGCTTCCTATGTAAATAGTCCTATCGACGTAGCTATGTTTAATTTAGGATATTTACCTAATGCAGATCATACTATTACAACGCATTACCAATCAACAATAGAAGCTTTACAACAAATTTTAGATTTACTTTGTACCGGCGGTCTCATTTCCGTAGTAACCTATCCTGGGCATCAAGAAGGATATCTTGAGCAGCAGGCTGTAAATGAGCTATTTAAATCATTACCATCAAAGTTATTCACTGTGGGCTCTTGGTCTATGATGAACCATAGTAATCAGCCTCCCATATTATATGTAGTTGAAAAAACGAGGAGTGAAGCCTGTGAAAGTTTTGCGTCACGCCAAAATAAAAGCAATAATTGA
- a CDS encoding divergent PAP2 family protein, whose protein sequence is MAECIALMGKNIILATALTAWFCAQVLKTLTSYWKHGALNFERLVGAGGMPSSHTALVMSLAWAVGLHDGFDSSLFAVTIVLASIVMYDAAGVRRAAGRQAKVINKLVRQLRAEHTVRDIRLKELLGHTPLEVLAGAILGITIAHGFKNLLG, encoded by the coding sequence GTGGCAGAGTGTATCGCTCTTATGGGAAAAAATATTATATTGGCCACCGCTCTGACTGCCTGGTTTTGCGCTCAAGTTCTCAAGACATTAACGTCCTATTGGAAGCATGGTGCGCTTAATTTTGAACGTTTAGTAGGTGCGGGCGGAATGCCTAGTTCCCATACGGCATTAGTAATGAGCTTAGCCTGGGCTGTAGGACTTCATGATGGCTTTGATTCATCATTATTTGCTGTAACTATTGTATTGGCAAGTATTGTTATGTATGATGCAGCTGGAGTACGTAGAGCAGCTGGGAGGCAAGCAAAAGTTATTAATAAGTTAGTGCGTCAACTACGTGCAGAACATACAGTACGTGATATTCGCTTGAAGGAGCTCTTAGGGCATACGCCTCTAGAAGTATTAGCTGGAGCAATATTAGGAATTACTATTGCCCATGGCTTTAAGAATTTATTAGGATAA
- the recN gene encoding DNA repair protein RecN, with protein sequence MLKSLTVTNFALIEQAMVEFDEGLNILTGETGAGKSILIDALSIILGNRASVDSIRTGCDYFRVEAVFDISKNSTIYKIVEDQGIIVEDDAILIISRRFSRQGKNVILINGCHVTVTILRQIGEKLVDMHGQHENQALLRPESYLFLLDAFDNKIKDILGEYHIVYQNWQEIMKQQSLLEQNSRERAQRIDMLSWQTQEIAAAELKPNEEEDIERQLPVLANVEKITTAVNRAYFLLEQSSNGMKGILPALAEVKHELEVIARYDNRIQGQLNVISDALYQLEESCMDLRVYSDQIDYDPNNLSVLQERMDLIYKLKKKYGGSTGEILAYYESALSELADIHNYDKNIIKLREQQKEIERSLGQFSEKITALRQEASKLLAKQICGHLNDLGMTNAKFSIEVTKSSNFTFNGADEVIFLFSANLGEQTKPLYKIASGGELSRIALAIKTVCAHRDAAGIMVFDEIDAGIGGQAGHMVAEKVAKVASTRQVLCITHLPQIACMADRHIYIKKQIEGERTNTVIQVLDKEEQLLEITRMISGTDITKIALDNAKQMFDSAYRKKEKWENKAQA encoded by the coding sequence GTGTTAAAATCATTGACTGTTACTAATTTTGCATTAATTGAGCAGGCTATGGTGGAATTTGATGAGGGTTTAAATATACTAACTGGAGAAACAGGTGCTGGTAAGTCGATCTTAATTGATGCCCTCAGTATTATCTTAGGCAATCGAGCATCTGTTGATTCGATTCGCACTGGTTGTGATTATTTTCGAGTTGAGGCAGTATTTGATATTTCCAAGAACTCTACCATTTATAAAATAGTAGAAGATCAGGGCATTATCGTAGAAGATGATGCAATATTAATCATAAGCCGTCGTTTTTCTCGACAAGGTAAAAATGTTATCTTGATTAATGGATGCCATGTTACTGTAACTATTTTACGACAAATAGGTGAAAAACTTGTTGATATGCATGGTCAACATGAAAATCAGGCTTTATTACGCCCCGAGTCTTATTTATTTTTATTGGATGCTTTTGATAATAAAATTAAAGACATTTTGGGTGAATATCATATCGTTTATCAGAATTGGCAAGAAATAATGAAACAGCAATCGTTACTCGAACAAAATTCAAGAGAACGAGCTCAGCGTATTGATATGCTCAGTTGGCAAACACAAGAAATAGCTGCTGCAGAACTAAAGCCCAATGAAGAGGAAGACATTGAGAGGCAATTACCCGTACTAGCTAATGTTGAGAAAATTACCACTGCTGTCAATCGTGCCTATTTTTTGTTAGAACAAAGTAGTAATGGAATGAAGGGTATTTTACCAGCACTGGCTGAGGTAAAACATGAACTAGAAGTCATTGCTCGTTATGATAACCGAATACAGGGACAACTTAATGTTATCAGTGATGCTTTATACCAATTAGAAGAAAGTTGCATGGATTTGCGCGTATATAGTGATCAAATTGATTATGATCCCAATAATTTATCCGTATTGCAAGAACGTATGGATTTGATTTATAAGCTGAAAAAGAAGTATGGTGGAAGTACTGGAGAAATATTAGCTTATTATGAGTCTGCACTTTCCGAGTTGGCAGATATTCATAATTATGATAAAAATATCATCAAATTGCGTGAACAACAGAAAGAAATAGAAAGGTCATTAGGGCAATTTTCTGAAAAGATTACGGCTTTGCGACAAGAAGCTTCTAAATTACTTGCTAAGCAGATCTGTGGACATTTAAATGATTTAGGCATGACAAACGCGAAATTTAGTATAGAAGTAACAAAAAGCTCAAACTTTACTTTTAATGGAGCTGATGAAGTAATTTTCTTATTCTCAGCCAATCTTGGAGAACAAACCAAACCCTTGTATAAAATTGCTTCAGGTGGTGAACTTTCTCGTATTGCTTTAGCAATAAAAACAGTTTGTGCCCATCGTGATGCTGCTGGTATTATGGTGTTCGATGAAATTGACGCTGGAATAGGCGGTCAAGCTGGGCATATGGTAGCAGAAAAGGTTGCTAAAGTGGCATCGACTAGACAAGTGTTGTGTATCACTCATTTACCACAGATCGCGTGTATGGCTGATCGCCATATTTATATAAAGAAGCAAATTGAGGGTGAAAGAACGAATACTGTAATCCAAGTTTTGGATAAAGAGGAACAATTGCTTGAAATAACAAGAATGATTTCAGGTACTGATATAACAAAAATCGCATTGGACAATGCCAAACAAATGTTTGATTCTGCATATCGTAAAAAAGAAAAATGGGAAAATAAAGCGCAAGCATAA
- the argR gene encoding arginine repressor — protein sequence MKVLRHAKIKAIIEDNVIETQEELATALRKQGIEVTQATVSRDIKELMLIKVPAGDGRYRYAFPVEQSAAFLQPRMERIFQDSVIGIDYSENIVVIKTLPGTAQAVAAAIDNTKWPDIIGTVAGDDNILVVVKPTDAVPQVMAKLHTLSQ from the coding sequence GTGAAAGTTTTGCGTCACGCCAAAATAAAAGCAATAATTGAAGATAATGTAATTGAAACGCAAGAAGAATTAGCTACTGCATTGCGCAAGCAAGGAATTGAAGTAACGCAGGCTACCGTCTCAAGAGATATAAAAGAATTGATGCTTATCAAAGTCCCTGCTGGAGATGGCCGCTATCGTTATGCTTTTCCTGTAGAACAAAGCGCAGCTTTTCTACAGCCCCGAATGGAGCGAATATTTCAGGATTCTGTTATTGGTATAGATTATAGTGAAAATATTGTAGTGATAAAAACATTGCCTGGTACTGCACAAGCCGTTGCGGCTGCCATCGATAATACCAAATGGCCAGATATTATTGGTACAGTAGCTGGTGACGATAATATTTTGGTTGTTGTTAAGCCAACTGATGCAGTTCCTCAGGTGATGGCAAAGTTACATACATTATCACAGTAA
- a CDS encoding polyprenyl synthetase family protein, with amino-acid sequence MLKQYCQEKGKIIDEALGKFVPCENMYPPAIFEAMRYSLFAGGKRLRPILLMAAADAVGGTGTDYLNIACGLEMIHTYSLIHDDLPAMDDDDYRRGKLTSHKVFGEGMAILAGDGLLTAAFTVMLSQPAVKPDVLVKVLGEISTAAGATGMIGGQVIDLSSEGEVISIDTLAYMHQAKTGALFKAALRAGAQLARAKEWQIEALTKYAEQFGLAFQITDDILDVTGSQEKIGKPIGSDMKNHKATYVTLYSLNEAKIMANQAVNQALEALSHFGHEADILREMVRSLLTRDN; translated from the coding sequence ATGTTAAAACAATATTGTCAGGAAAAAGGTAAAATAATTGATGAAGCTTTAGGCAAATTTGTTCCCTGCGAAAATATGTATCCACCAGCTATTTTTGAAGCTATGCGTTATAGTTTATTTGCGGGTGGAAAACGTTTACGTCCGATATTACTCATGGCAGCAGCTGACGCTGTTGGTGGAACAGGTACTGATTATCTTAACATAGCCTGCGGATTAGAAATGATTCACACCTATTCTTTAATTCACGATGATTTACCAGCAATGGACGATGATGACTATCGAAGGGGTAAATTAACTAGCCATAAAGTTTTTGGTGAAGGTATGGCCATTTTAGCTGGAGATGGGCTATTAACTGCAGCATTTACAGTTATGTTGTCTCAGCCCGCCGTTAAGCCTGATGTGCTAGTAAAAGTCTTAGGGGAGATTAGTACTGCTGCGGGTGCTACAGGTATGATCGGTGGACAAGTCATTGATTTATCTTCTGAGGGAGAAGTTATTTCTATTGATACTCTCGCTTATATGCACCAAGCAAAAACGGGAGCCTTATTTAAAGCTGCTCTAAGAGCTGGGGCACAATTAGCAAGAGCAAAAGAATGGCAAATTGAAGCATTAACAAAATATGCAGAACAATTTGGTTTGGCTTTTCAAATAACGGATGATATCTTAGATGTAACTGGCTCGCAAGAAAAAATTGGAAAACCAATTGGTAGTGATATGAAAAATCACAAAGCAACCTATGTAACCTTATATTCTTTAAATGAGGCAAAGATAATGGCAAATCAAGCCGTAAATCAAGCCCTAGAAGCGTTAAGTCATTTTGGTCATGAAGCTGATATCTTGAGGGAAATGGTACGGTCTTTATTAACACGAGATAATTGA
- a CDS encoding TlyA family RNA methyltransferase, which produces MSKVHKERLDVLLLDKGLVSSRERAKSCIMAGLVFVDEQKIDKAGTLVPVDSNIVVTGDNIGYVSRGGLKLAKALNFFSVNLVDKVMADVGASTGGFTDCALKNGAKQVYAIDVGYGQLAWSLRTDSRVINMERTNIRNVTLEQLGQPLDFVSIDVAFISLTKVLPVIKTLLSLTGTVVALIKPQFEAGRGKVGKKGVVKDPLVHSEVIHNVINHACELGFTPLGLTYSPVKGPEGNIEYLVHLANFTAELGVTGETIEKIVQEAHAGAI; this is translated from the coding sequence ATGAGTAAAGTACATAAAGAACGTTTGGATGTTTTGTTATTGGATAAAGGCTTAGTTTCTAGTAGGGAACGAGCTAAGTCTTGTATTATGGCAGGATTAGTATTTGTTGATGAACAAAAGATTGATAAAGCTGGTACTTTAGTGCCAGTAGATAGCAACATTGTTGTTACTGGTGATAATATTGGTTACGTAAGCCGTGGTGGATTAAAATTAGCAAAAGCCTTGAATTTCTTTTCCGTAAATTTAGTCGATAAGGTTATGGCGGACGTAGGTGCTTCCACAGGTGGATTTACGGATTGCGCATTAAAAAATGGTGCTAAACAGGTCTATGCGATTGATGTTGGCTATGGTCAATTAGCTTGGTCTCTTAGAACTGATAGTCGAGTTATTAATATGGAACGTACTAACATTCGTAATGTTACCTTAGAGCAACTAGGACAGCCCTTAGATTTTGTTTCTATTGATGTTGCATTCATATCACTAACAAAAGTACTACCTGTTATTAAAACGCTATTATCCTTGACTGGTACAGTAGTGGCTTTGATAAAACCACAATTTGAGGCCGGACGAGGAAAAGTTGGCAAAAAAGGAGTAGTAAAAGATCCTTTAGTTCATAGTGAGGTTATTCATAATGTTATCAATCATGCATGTGAATTAGGATTTACACCCCTTGGCCTTACGTACTCTCCAGTAAAAGGTCCAGAAGGTAATATAGAATATCTTGTTCATTTAGCAAATTTTACAGCAGAGTTAGGAGTTACTGGTGAGACCATAGAAAAGATTGTACAAGAAGCTCATGCGGGAGCCATATAG
- the xseA gene encoding exodeoxyribonuclease VII large subunit, translated as MNIVSVSEITKYIKQLFESDAKVASVLIRGEISNFKKHYSGHCYFTLKDSNATIRVVMFKSRAQFLKFEPRDGMKVIAGGQVTIFERDGQYQLYAVQLVPEGIGELSIAFAQLKEKLEAEGLFNDEHKQTLPMLPKTVGIVTSPTGAVLRDIITVSKRRHPGILLKLCPVQVQGPDAPLQIVHGIEVFNKLCNVDVIIIGRGGGSIEELWAFNDERVIRAIAASKIPIVSAVGHQTDYTLADFVADRRAATPSQAAEFVVPDVRELHKYVSTLKSMLESNARGVLKNHRMRLEQFTRSRVFKYPYENLAIKQQLVDNLLQNLQQVMKKMVIEKQHGFKIMAEKLSMLNPLAVLARGYGIVRTNDGQLVNNVTTLQPGKRIEIVLNEGLIDAEIIRVQEGHYGKS; from the coding sequence ATGAATATAGTTAGTGTAAGTGAAATAACAAAATACATAAAACAACTTTTTGAGTCCGATGCTAAAGTTGCATCTGTGTTAATACGTGGAGAAATATCAAATTTCAAGAAACATTATTCTGGGCATTGTTATTTTACTCTCAAAGATAGTAATGCTACAATTAGAGTTGTAATGTTTAAAAGCCGCGCACAATTTCTAAAATTCGAACCAAGGGATGGTATGAAAGTAATTGCTGGCGGCCAAGTCACAATATTTGAAAGAGATGGCCAATATCAGTTATATGCAGTCCAGTTGGTACCAGAAGGAATTGGCGAATTAAGTATCGCTTTTGCCCAACTAAAAGAAAAGTTGGAGGCAGAGGGACTATTTAATGATGAACATAAACAAACACTACCAATGTTACCAAAAACAGTGGGTATTGTTACTTCACCAACAGGTGCAGTTCTTAGAGATATTATTACTGTATCTAAACGAAGACACCCTGGGATCTTACTAAAGTTATGTCCTGTTCAGGTACAAGGACCAGATGCACCTTTACAAATTGTCCATGGAATTGAAGTCTTTAATAAGTTGTGTAATGTTGATGTTATTATTATTGGACGTGGTGGGGGCTCTATTGAAGAATTATGGGCATTTAATGATGAAAGAGTGATACGAGCTATTGCCGCTTCAAAAATTCCTATTGTCTCTGCAGTTGGCCATCAGACAGATTATACCTTGGCAGATTTTGTAGCTGATCGTCGGGCAGCTACACCATCGCAAGCAGCAGAATTTGTTGTACCTGATGTCAGAGAGCTTCACAAATATGTCTCTACCTTAAAAAGCATGTTAGAAAGTAATGCACGGGGTGTATTGAAGAATCATCGCATGAGGCTTGAGCAATTTACAAGGAGCAGAGTTTTTAAATATCCGTATGAGAACCTAGCAATAAAACAACAACTGGTCGATAATCTGCTGCAAAATTTGCAGCAGGTAATGAAGAAAATGGTCATAGAAAAACAACATGGTTTTAAAATTATGGCCGAAAAGTTATCAATGCTGAATCCACTAGCTGTATTGGCACGAGGATACGGTATTGTGCGTACAAACGATGGACAACTTGTTAACAATGTTACGACACTGCAGCCAGGAAAAAGAATTGAAATTGTGCTCAATGAAGGTTTGATAGATGCTGAAATAATTCGCGTACAGGAGGGGCATTATGGTAAGAGCTAA
- the dxs gene encoding 1-deoxy-D-xylulose-5-phosphate synthase — MKTILEAINKPQDLKKLSFEQMRVLAEEIRHFLICSVSKTGGHLAPNLGVVELTIAIHKIFNSPVDKIVWDVGHQSYVHKILTGRHNEFSSLRQFGGISGFPKISESVHDAFGTGHSSTSISAALGMSLARDIVNDKENVLAVIGDGSLTGGQAYEALNHAGHSGTNMIVILNDNEMSIAKNVGAISEYLSKMRTEPKYTKVKQDIEFLLRRIPAIGDTVAKTVERVKDSLRYLLVPGVLFEELGFNYIGPIDGHNLELLCEVLEKAKKMQGPILIHVLTCKGKGYKPAECNPGKFHGVGPYCVESGEVIKKGNNPTYSSVFGDTLLDLAKQDSRIVAITAAMPEGTGLKKFAAAFPKRFFDVGIAEQNAVTMAAGMAVKGMKPVVALYSTFSQRAYDQILHDICLQKLPVIFALDRAGIVGDDGPTHHGLFDYSFLRHIPNLVIMAPKDEDELRHMLLTAINMNGPVAIRYPRGSGLGVPIDKPLQAISISCAEELNSGTDVVFLAAGSMVEPCQSASKLLASKGISAGVVNARFIKPLDEQIIRKLSRDVGVIVTVEENTLTGGFGSAVLEYINTQSFNWVKVLRLGFPDKFIEQGARTQLLEKYGLTAEAIAAEVNSFVQKFGAR; from the coding sequence TTGAAGACAATACTTGAGGCCATTAATAAGCCCCAAGATTTAAAAAAACTCTCATTTGAACAAATGAGAGTTTTAGCGGAAGAAATTCGTCATTTTTTAATCTGTTCCGTCTCTAAGACAGGCGGACATTTAGCCCCCAACTTAGGTGTTGTAGAGCTAACGATTGCTATACATAAAATATTTAATAGCCCCGTTGATAAAATCGTATGGGATGTTGGTCATCAATCATATGTACACAAAATTTTGACAGGTAGGCATAATGAGTTTTCATCGTTACGTCAGTTTGGTGGTATAAGTGGATTTCCTAAAATAAGCGAGAGTGTGCATGATGCTTTTGGCACAGGTCATTCTAGTACGTCTATATCTGCTGCATTAGGAATGTCATTAGCTAGAGATATCGTAAACGACAAAGAAAATGTACTAGCTGTTATTGGTGATGGTTCTTTGACTGGCGGTCAGGCCTATGAAGCATTAAACCATGCTGGACATTCAGGAACAAATATGATTGTTATTCTTAATGATAATGAAATGTCCATTGCTAAAAATGTTGGTGCTATTTCGGAATATTTGTCTAAAATGCGTACAGAGCCCAAATATACAAAAGTTAAACAAGATATTGAATTTTTGTTACGGCGTATTCCAGCGATTGGTGATACAGTAGCAAAAACTGTAGAGCGTGTCAAAGACAGTTTGCGCTACCTACTAGTCCCTGGTGTTCTATTTGAAGAATTAGGATTTAATTATATTGGCCCGATCGATGGACATAATTTAGAATTGCTTTGTGAAGTTCTTGAAAAAGCGAAAAAGATGCAGGGGCCTATTCTAATCCATGTTCTTACTTGTAAAGGAAAAGGTTATAAACCTGCTGAATGTAATCCAGGTAAGTTTCATGGTGTTGGGCCTTATTGTGTCGAGTCTGGCGAAGTGATAAAAAAGGGTAATAACCCGACGTATTCAAGTGTCTTTGGTGATACTCTGCTAGATTTAGCAAAGCAGGATTCACGCATTGTGGCGATAACAGCCGCTATGCCAGAAGGAACTGGTCTCAAGAAGTTCGCAGCTGCCTTTCCTAAACGGTTCTTTGATGTAGGTATTGCTGAACAAAATGCGGTTACCATGGCTGCGGGCATGGCAGTTAAGGGAATGAAGCCAGTAGTGGCCTTATATTCAACTTTTTCTCAAAGAGCATATGATCAGATTTTGCATGATATCTGTTTGCAAAAACTACCTGTAATATTTGCATTAGACCGGGCCGGAATTGTAGGTGACGATGGTCCAACTCATCATGGATTATTTGATTATAGTTTTTTGCGGCATATTCCGAATTTAGTAATTATGGCACCAAAGGATGAAGATGAACTACGGCATATGCTGCTTACGGCAATCAATATGAATGGGCCAGTTGCTATTCGATATCCACGTGGTAGTGGCTTGGGAGTCCCCATTGACAAGCCTTTACAGGCGATTTCCATAAGTTGTGCTGAGGAACTAAATAGCGGCACAGATGTAGTCTTCTTAGCAGCTGGTTCTATGGTTGAACCTTGCCAATCTGCCAGTAAGCTACTTGCCTCAAAAGGGATAAGCGCTGGTGTAGTAAACGCTAGATTTATAAAACCGTTAGATGAGCAGATTATCCGAAAATTATCGCGGGACGTTGGTGTTATTGTTACGGTAGAAGAGAATACCTTAACTGGAGGATTTGGCTCAGCCGTTCTTGAATATATAAATACGCAAAGTTTTAACTGGGTTAAAGTGCTACGGTTAGGTTTTCCTGATAAGTTTATTGAACAAGGCGCACGAACTCAACTATTGGAAAAATACGGTTTGACAGCAGAAGCTATTGCTGCTGAGGTAAATTCTTTTGTCCAAAAATTTGGAGCGCGGTGA
- a CDS encoding NAD(+)/NADH kinase produces the protein MLTIGLFPNTNKQSVVTVLGWMVQYFKEHGVRVLLPTEAAEKMGYLELACSQKDMVKEITVGVTIGGDGTLLNTAREIACAGIPICGINMGQLGFLTEVELPDLSSSLDKLVRGEYRIEERLMLDAIIVRRGKTIYVSSVLNDVVISKSGVSRMIKFNLFVDEELTANYAADGLIIATATGSTGYSLSAGGPIINPKLKVIVLTPICSHTLHVRPLVVSDEEEIKVEMIANQDDVVLTIDGQTVYSLLPEDTVLVKRSSFRAQFIRLNNRSYYETLRTKLWRSETNANF, from the coding sequence GTGTTAACAATAGGTCTATTTCCTAATACGAACAAGCAGAGTGTAGTTACTGTGCTAGGTTGGATGGTGCAGTACTTTAAAGAGCATGGTGTACGTGTTTTATTACCTACAGAGGCTGCAGAAAAAATGGGATATCTAGAGTTAGCCTGTAGTCAAAAAGATATGGTAAAGGAAATTACAGTAGGTGTTACAATAGGTGGCGATGGGACCTTATTAAATACAGCAAGAGAAATTGCTTGTGCTGGTATACCTATATGCGGAATTAACATGGGGCAATTAGGTTTTTTAACTGAAGTAGAGCTCCCCGATTTAAGCAGCTCCTTAGATAAACTTGTTCGTGGAGAGTATCGTATTGAAGAACGATTGATGTTAGATGCAATCATTGTTCGTAGAGGCAAGACCATTTATGTTTCTTCCGTTCTGAATGATGTGGTAATTAGCAAAAGTGGAGTCTCACGTATGATTAAGTTCAATCTATTTGTTGATGAAGAATTAACAGCTAATTATGCAGCTGACGGTTTAATTATAGCTACAGCAACTGGTTCCACAGGATATTCATTATCAGCAGGCGGTCCTATTATAAATCCTAAGTTAAAAGTGATTGTATTAACACCTATTTGCTCTCATACATTACATGTCAGACCATTAGTAGTTTCCGATGAAGAAGAAATAAAAGTAGAGATGATAGCAAATCAGGATGATGTTGTTTTAACAATTGATGGACAGACAGTATATAGCTTATTGCCTGAAGATACTGTGCTCGTGAAACGTTCATCCTTTAGGGCACAATTTATACGACTTAATAATAGAAGTTACTACGAAACACTACGTACTAAACTATGGCGGAGTGAGACAAATGCAAACTTTTAA